The Stenotrophomonas sp. ASS1 genome segment CCGCTGGCAACCAGTTCCGCCTGCGTATCTATCCGCTGCCGGCCGGTGGCAGCCGACGCGTGCAGCTGGTGATTCGCGAACCGCTGGCCTTCGCTGGCCAGGGCTGGCAGTGGACGCTGCCGCTGCAGTTCGCCGCCGGTGCAGCCTCGGTTGAACTGAAGCTGCAGGCCCCCGGCGCGACCGCCGCGGGTACGGCGCCATTCCGCATCAGCGCGGGCCGGCTGCAGTGGCAGGGAAAGGGCGCGCAGTTGCCGTCGCAGCTGCAGTGGAGCCTGCCCGCAGCACGTCAGGCGCAGGTGCAGGTGGCGCCCTGGCAGGACGGGCACTACCTGTTGGCGCAGCTGCCGGTGTCGCCCAGCAGCACGCCCCGCACGTTGCCCAGCGAGATCGGCCTGCTGTGGGATGGCTCCGGTTCGGCGGGCCAGCGCGACCGTACACGTGAGTTCGCCCTGCTGGATCGCTATTTCGCCGCGATGGGTGACGGCACGGTCGCATTGACCGTGCTGCGCGACCGCGCCGAACCGATGCGTCGCTTCCGTGTCCGTGCAGGCAACTGGAGCGAGCTGCGTGCAGCACTGCAGGCCGTACGCCCTGACGGTGCCAGCGCGCTGGCGCAGTGGCAGCCGCAACCGAGCGTGAAGGAATACCTGCTGGTCAGCGATGGCCTGCTGACCTATGGACCGGAAGCATTGCCAGCACTCGCACCGCAGCAGCGCCTGTTCGCGGTCAGCAGTGCTGGTGCGCGAACCGATGCAGTGCGCCTGCGCGGCTGGAGCGAAGCGCATGGCGGTCGCTTTGTCGCGCTGGGCAAGGATGTTGATGCGGCCGCTCGCGAACTGCTGTCGTCGCCGTTGGATGTGCAGGTCGATGCGGGCCGTGGCGTACAGGATGTTGTGATCGATCGTCGCAGCGAGGCCGAAGGCTGGCTATGGCTGCATGCCCGCCTTGCGGCGGACGGCGTGCCGATGCGGGTGCGCGTGGGCGGCGGTGAATGGCAGGCGCTGCCGGCAACGCAGAAGAGTGACGACGGTGAACTGCTGGCCGGCTTGTGGGCGCAGGCCCGTCTGCAGCAACTCGGCGCCGACCGCCGAGGCAACCGCGAGGCAATGCAACTGCTGTCGCAGCAGTTCGGCCTGGTCGGACCGGATACCTCGCTGATCGTGCTGGAAACCCTGGAGGACTACCTGCGCTACGCGATCCGCCCTTCGGGCAAGCTGCGCGCCGAGTACGACGCCAGGTTTGCAGTGCAGGTAAGTGATCGCGCCGCTGCTGATCGCCGGCGTCTGGATGAAGTGGCGGCACGTTGGAAGGAGCGCCAGCAGTGGTGGAACCGAAGCTGGCCGAAGGGAGCGCCTCCGCAGTTGAAGGGCGGGGCGCTGGAAGTTGCATCCGCGGACTACGCGATGGACTCGGCGCCGGTGGCGATGCTCGCTGCGCCGGCCCCCGCGGCACCGCCCGCGCCGGCACCGATGGCCGCAGCTGCCGAGCAGCGCATGGAAGCCAGCAGCGCGCGTGCACGTCGCTCAGCGTCCGCATCGAACAAGGCCCTGGATTCAATCACGGTCACTGGTGGTCGTGTCGCTGCGCCCGCTGCCGCCAACAATGGGGAGCTCGGCATCCAGCTGGCGGCGTGGCAGCCGGATTCGGCCATCGCCCGGCGCCTGCGCCAGGGCCCGGCGTCGCAGCTCTATGACCGCTATCTGGCCGAGCGCGATGCACACGCCGATAGCAGCGCATTCTTCCTCGACGTGGCCGACCTGTTGCTGGAGCAGGGTCAGCGCGACCTGGCACTGCGTGTGCTGTCGAACCTGGCCGAGATGGATCTGGACAACCGCCACTTGCTGCGCGTGCTCGGCTACCGGTTGATGCAGGCCGACGCGCCGGCACTGGCGGTTCCGGTGTTCGAGCAGGTGCTGGCGATGGGCCAGGAAGAACCGCAGAGCTTCCGCGATCTTGGCCTGGCACTGGCGGCTGCGGGCAAGCCGCAGCAGGCGTTGGCGCCGCTGTACCAGGTGGTGGTGCGGCCGTGGGACAACCGCTTCGACGGCATCGCCCTGATCGCGCTGGATGAGCTGAACAACCTGGTGGCACGCAGCACGCCACGGCTGGATACCCGCAGCATCGACCCGCGCCTGCTGCAGGCGATGCCGCTGGACCTGCGCGTGGTGCTGTCGTGGGATGCCGACAACAGCGACATGGACCTGTGGGTGACCGACCCGAACGGCGAGCGCGCGTACTACGGCAACCGCCTGACCTATCAGGGTGGGCAGATGTCGCAGGACTTCACTGGTGGCTATGGTCCCGAGCAGTTCTCGCTGCGCAACGCCAAGCCCGGCAAGTACAAGGTGGAGGCCAACTACTTCGGCAGCCGCCAGCAGCTGGTGACCGGTGCGACGACCCTGATGCTGCGCCTGACCACGCACTGGGGCACGCCGAAGCAGAAGGACCAGATGGTCACGATGCGGCTGAAGGATCGTGCCGAGACTGTGCTGGTTGGCGAGTTCGAGGTGAAATGATCGATCCCGGGCTTTTGTAGAGTCGAGCTTGCTCGACTGCCTCAAGGTAGAGCCGAGCCCATGCTCGGCTCTATACGACGCAATCCTGCTGCTATTTCCCGCGCATCCATGCGTCGAGTTGCCTAGCCAACGTACGATTCTTGTAGGCAGATGCAGCTGAGCCAGTGCCTGGAACCAGATTGATTCCTAGTCGTGCGTTTATCTGCTTGACCCATTCAGGGAAATGATCAAGCGTGGCGCCGATGATTGGCGGCAATTGGAAATCATTGCTGGTGGGTTCGTCCCGGTAGGCGACGTAGGAGCCATTGCCGACGCTCAGATTGATTGACCAAGGGGTATCAGGCCAGCTGTTGAGATCAAGTCTGATCCGGGGATGCCCCGGCTCGCTGCTGTACTCACCTCCGTGATAGAGGGTGATGCTGGCATTCCAATCACGGATGTTGTCAACGTGCCAGCCCTCCCGCTGCGCCAACTGGACTGCGTCGCCCGTCATGATCCGGGTGTCGTGCAGCTGCGCCAGATGTTCGCAGAGAACGTCGAACTCGGCGTCCGCTGCGCAATGGGGCCGGGTCGCCTCGGCGGTGTGATGAAGCAGGGAGAGCACATGGCCGCGTTCCCTGTCTTCGGGCCAGTTCCTGGCTATCAGGTCGTTTGTCATCTGGATGCGTGTGTCCTCATCGAGCAGTGCAATGAGCGCCATGCCCCAATAGAGGATTCGACCCATACCCTTGATATCGTGTTGCAGGAACCGAGCTGTCTCGAGAATGGTTCGCGCAAATGGGCGATATGGCAGAAATTTATCGACCTTCTCTCGCTGGGCCTGGAACGACTGGTACTTCCTGCAGTGCTCCACCAGACGCGTGCGCTGTTTCAGATCCGCGGCATTGGTAACCACACCGCTTGGCAGCTCGCCATGTTCATTGAAGCCGAAGCAGAAGAGATGCGGGAGGCTGAGGCCTGGCTGGCGTGTGTCGTAGCCCACAGGGAGCTTCGTGAGCTCCTGGTACGCGGCAACAAGGATGGGAAAGTCTCTCTGCGGAAGTCCTGCGACCTTCCAGTCTCCCACTCGCAGCCAATGGAAGTAGAAGCGTTGCAGCATATCCTGGGGCAGGCCGTTACCAGCCCTTGGTGCGAGTGCCGCGAGTTGATAGTGATAACTCGGATAGAAGTCGCCCTGACGTTCTTCAGCAAGCGCAGCCTCCTCTGATTCAATGAAGGCGGCCAGCATATTGATGTCGGATTGATCCATTGCAGGTCTCCAGGGCAAAGGTCCACTTCCGTCTGGAAGGCGACCAGGGAGAATCGCAAGGTTCTTGGGAACATCCAATGCGAATAGTTGCAAATGCCGTGAAGGTAACCAACAGGTAGGGTTAGTCTCAGACCTTGGAGACCCCATGCGGAATCCACTGCATCCACCGCGCCAGTGCCACACCGCCACCGAGGATCAACAGCGTGCCAACGGTCTGCCACAGCACTTCGGTCGCCGGTACATCAGGCAGCGGAATGGCCGCGGCGAACAGATCGATCAACGGCCGTGCCAGTAGATAGATCACCACCACAGCCAGCACGCGCAACCCCCGCTGCACGATGTTCTTCGGATCCACCGGCCAGCCGCGCCATTGCAGCCACGCCACCAGCAGGCCCAGCGCGAGCAGTCGTCCGGCTTCACCAACTGGAACGAAGCGGGTGGTCGCTGCCGCCCACGCCAGCAGCACGCCAAGCCCCAACAGGACCGGCAGCTGCCACTGTCTGCTTGAGCGCATCCCTGGCATCAGCTGCCATGCCAACAGAGCCACGCCGATGCCGATCAGCCATCCGCCCACCACGTCGGCCAGGAAATGCCGGCCCAGGTACATCCGTGACAGCGCCATCAGCAGCGGCCAGCCCAGCGCCAACGTCCAGCGCAGCCAGCGTCGGCGAATGCCGAAGGCCAGCAGCAGGCCGACGCAGGCAGCGGTGGCCACGCCCACATGGCCACTGTTGAAGCCATAGTCGGCGTCGGGCTGCGCGCGCAGCATGGCGGTGGACTGCGCATCGGGCAGTGACCAGAACGATTGTCCGCCGCCGTTGACCACGAAGGGGTGCGACGGCACCCCTTCATCCAGCACGCGCGCATCCACATCCGACGGGCGGGGCAGGGCGGCACCCTGCTTGATCGCGTGGGTGGCGCAGGCCATCAGCAGTACCGCCAGCATTACGCACAATCCGGCGCGCAGCCGTGCGCCGAACGCGCATAGCAGGATCAGCGCCGTGTAGGCCATTTCGTAGCCGAACAGGCTGATGAAGTGCATCAGCGACAGCATCCCGCCGGCGTCGAAGGTCTGCTGCAGCCACAGGTGCCAATGGGTCTGGAACATCCGTTGTCCTCATTGCGCTGTTGCCATACGCGTAGGTGCTGACATTGGCGGATTATCGGTTGGTGGACGGGTAGAGCCGAGCCCATGCTCGGCTCACGACAGAAGCAGCCGAGCGAGGGCTCGGCTCTACAACGGCACCGAACTCAGCGCGCCGTTGCGGCGCGTGCAATCGGCGACGCTGGCGGATCGGCACGGAGGCCGAACAGCGGCCGCAGCCAGCGCGAGCGGCGGATCAGCAGCTCGTGGATCAGCAGGCAGCCGCCGATGGTACCGGCCAGCAGCAGGGCCGGTTCCATCCACGGGCCCAGTTGCAGTGGCTTGAGCCAGAACAACAGCACGATGATCAGGCTCTGGTGCAGCATGTACCAGGGATAGATGGCCTCGGTGCAGTACCGCAGCCAGCGGAACGGGCGATCAAGGAAGACCTTTCCCCAGCCCAGGATGGCCAGCAGCGCGGTCCATACGTACAGCGACTGGCTGGTCCGGACCTGCAGGTCCCAGAACGGTTCGGGCCATTGCCGCAGGGGGGAATCGGCCGCCAGCACCTGGCCAAGGATGCGCAGGCCCATGTACCAGCCGACCGCAGCCAGCGCCAGCCACAGCGTGGTGCGGCGCAAAGCCACCACCCGTTCCCAGAACAGTGGCTCGCGACCCAGCAGGTAGCCGGCCAGGAATACCGTGGCGTACTTCGCGTGCTGGTACCAGTCGCCGAGCAGGGCATTGGTGGACGGATAGATCGGCTCCAGCCAGATCACCCAGGCCAGCAACAGGGCGAACGGAATGCCGATCAGCAGCGCGGGCGAGGCTGCAACGCGTGCCATCGCGCCGCGCACCACTGTCGTTCCCAGCAATGGCATCAACAGGGCCAGCGCCAGGGTGTAGTTCCACAGGTAGACCAGGTACCACAGGTGGTTCCAGGTGATGCCGTACTGCCAGCCGGCGAAGCTGCCTTCCGGCCAGGGCCGCACCTGCCAGTAGCGCAGCAGGAAGTGGCCGAAGCCCGGCGCTACATGGCCGTTGGCCACGCCTTCGCAGTACGGCTGGATGGGTACGATCACGAACATGCCGAACAGCAGGGGCAACAGCAGCTTCCAGGTACGCAGGCCGGCGAAGCGCAGCAACCTGCCTTCGGGTCGCATCAGTGCGATGGCGATGCCCGAGATCAGGAACAGCAATGACATCCGCCAGCGATTGACGAACACCATCGGCCACTGCAGCCATTCGGCCGTGTGCACGCTCTTGAGGTGGAAGCCCCAGTCGTCCACATAGGCCATGGCGGTGTGATAGAGGATCAGCAGGGCGAAGGCGAACACGCGCAGGGCGTCGATGTCGTGGCGTCGGGTCATGGGGGTGGTGTGCCGGAGAGTCGAGCCAAGGTGACGCCGCCCGGTCCGAGCAGCGACTTCCAAGGGGCCGCCGGAAGCCGCGCAGTGACCAATGGCGGGGGTGGTGGGACCAATGGAGCCGCTACCCTCGGTCCCTTGAGGCAGGCTGGAGCATCGCAACGACATGGATGCAGCAATGACCCAGGGCCGACCACCGCGCTGGCGCACGTCAACCCGCCTGCTGGTATGGGCGGCCATCCTGTCCGCTTCAGCAGTGACCAATGCGTTGGTGGAAGTGATGGATGCCGCTCGCCGTGGTGCCGATCTGGGTTTGTGGGAGCCGATGATCTGGGAGTTCAGCAGCCTCGTCCCGATCCTGCTGACCCTGCCGCTGCTGTGGCGGGCCTGCGAGCGTTGGCCGCTGCATGCCGATACCTGGAAGCAGCGATTGCCGCTGTATCTGCTGGCCAGCGTCGGCTGGTCGCTGCTGCACGTGGTGGGGATGATGCTGCTGCGGCACCTGGCCTATCGAGCGCTGGGCTATCGGTACCAGGACGATGCCGGCTGGCTGGAGCGTTTTGCGTACGAATACCTGAAGGATGTACGCACGTTTGCGATGTTCGTGGCACTGGAGCACTTTGCCAGCTGGTTTGGCCGGCGCCGGCAGGGTGAGGCGAGCCTGCTGGCCGAGCCCGATGTCGGCCCGCCGGTGGAACCGGTCGAGCGCCCCCAGCACTTCCTGGTGCGCAAGCTGGGCAAGGAGTTCCTGGTCGCCACCGCCGACGTGGAGTACGCCCAGGCGGCGGGGAACTACGTGAACCTGCGGGTACGCGGCCACGACTACCCGCTGCGGATCACCATGGCGGTACTGGAACAGCGGCTGGACCCGGGCGAGTTCCTGCGCCCGCACCGCAGCTGGCTGATCCATCGCGGCCAGCTGCGCTCGATCGAGCCGCTGGACGGCGGCGAGGCCCTGCTGCACATGGCCGACGGGGCGAAGGTGCCCTGCAGCCGGCGCCAGCTACCGCTGCTGCGGCAGGCGCTGGGGGCAGGGTGAGTCCCTCATTCCGGGCATCCCCGGCCTGCGGTATCATTACCAGTCATCTTTTGAATGCATAACCGCCGACATGATCGAACTGAATCCTGTCCGCCAGCGCATCACCGATCTGACCGATCGCGTGCTGTCGCTTCGGGGGTATCTTTGACTACGACGCCAAGAAAGAGCGTCTTGAAGAAGTAACGCGGGAGCTGGAAAGCCCCGACGTCTGGAACAACGCCGAATACGCCCAGAACCTGGGCCGTGAACGTTCCAGCCTGGAAAAGACCGTGGGCGGCATCGCCTCGGTGCTGGACGGCCTGGCTGATGCCACCGAACTGCTTGAGCTGGCCGAGTCCGAGCAGGACGAGGACACCGCACTGGCCGTGGTCGCCGACCTGGACAAGCACCAATCGCACGTGGAGAAGCTGGAGTTCCAGCGCATGTTCTCCGGCGAGATGGACAATGCTGCCGCGTTCGTCGACATCCAGGCCGGTGCCGGTGGCACCGAAGCCCAGGACTGGGCCGAGATCCTGCTGCGCATGTACCTGCGCTGGTGTGAATCGCGCGGCTGGAAGACCGAGCTGATGGAAGTCTCCGGTGGCGACGTCGCCGGCATCAAGTCGGCCACGCTGCGCGTGGAAGGCGACTATGCCTACGGCTGGCTGAAGACCGAGACCGGCGTGCACCGCCTGGTGCGCAAGTCGCCGTTCGACTCGGACAACCGACGCCACACCAGTTTCACCTCGGTGTTCGTGTCGCCGGAAATCGATGACAACATCGACATCACCATCAACCCGGCCGACCTGCGGACCGACGTGTACCGTTCGTCCGGTGCCGGTGGCCAGCACGTGAACAAGACCGAGTCGGCGGTGCGTATCACCCACATCCCGACCA includes the following:
- a CDS encoding VIT domain-containing protein, whose protein sequence is MVFVRCCAVLLLALAAGPVGAQSPRIARSQATTPLLIAPAAEQPVQLQRARIEGEVQAGIAQTRITLEFHNPNRRVLEGELQFPLADGQQISGFALDINGELRDAVPVPKDRGRQVFEEIARRGVDPGLLEQTAGNQFRLRIYPLPAGGSRRVQLVIREPLAFAGQGWQWTLPLQFAAGAASVELKLQAPGATAAGTAPFRISAGRLQWQGKGAQLPSQLQWSLPAARQAQVQVAPWQDGHYLLAQLPVSPSSTPRTLPSEIGLLWDGSGSAGQRDRTREFALLDRYFAAMGDGTVALTVLRDRAEPMRRFRVRAGNWSELRAALQAVRPDGASALAQWQPQPSVKEYLLVSDGLLTYGPEALPALAPQQRLFAVSSAGARTDAVRLRGWSEAHGGRFVALGKDVDAAARELLSSPLDVQVDAGRGVQDVVIDRRSEAEGWLWLHARLAADGVPMRVRVGGGEWQALPATQKSDDGELLAGLWAQARLQQLGADRRGNREAMQLLSQQFGLVGPDTSLIVLETLEDYLRYAIRPSGKLRAEYDARFAVQVSDRAAADRRRLDEVAARWKERQQWWNRSWPKGAPPQLKGGALEVASADYAMDSAPVAMLAAPAPAAPPAPAPMAAAAEQRMEASSARARRSASASNKALDSITVTGGRVAAPAAANNGELGIQLAAWQPDSAIARRLRQGPASQLYDRYLAERDAHADSSAFFLDVADLLLEQGQRDLALRVLSNLAEMDLDNRHLLRVLGYRLMQADAPALAVPVFEQVLAMGQEEPQSFRDLGLALAAAGKPQQALAPLYQVVVRPWDNRFDGIALIALDELNNLVARSTPRLDTRSIDPRLLQAMPLDLRVVLSWDADNSDMDLWVTDPNGERAYYGNRLTYQGGQMSQDFTGGYGPEQFSLRNAKPGKYKVEANYFGSRQQLVTGATTLMLRLTTHWGTPKQKDQMVTMRLKDRAETVLVGEFEVK
- a CDS encoding phosphatase PAP2 family protein; the encoded protein is MFQTHWHLWLQQTFDAGGMLSLMHFISLFGYEMAYTALILLCAFGARLRAGLCVMLAVLLMACATHAIKQGAALPRPSDVDARVLDEGVPSHPFVVNGGGQSFWSLPDAQSTAMLRAQPDADYGFNSGHVGVATAACVGLLLAFGIRRRWLRWTLALGWPLLMALSRMYLGRHFLADVVGGWLIGIGVALLAWQLMPGMRSSRQWQLPVLLGLGVLLAWAAATTRFVPVGEAGRLLALGLLVAWLQWRGWPVDPKNIVQRGLRVLAVVVIYLLARPLIDLFAAAIPLPDVPATEVLWQTVGTLLILGGGVALARWMQWIPHGVSKV
- a CDS encoding acyltransferase family protein; translation: MTRRHDIDALRVFAFALLILYHTAMAYVDDWGFHLKSVHTAEWLQWPMVFVNRWRMSLLFLISGIAIALMRPEGRLLRFAGLRTWKLLLPLLFGMFVIVPIQPYCEGVANGHVAPGFGHFLLRYWQVRPWPEGSFAGWQYGITWNHLWYLVYLWNYTLALALLMPLLGTTVVRGAMARVAASPALLIGIPFALLLAWVIWLEPIYPSTNALLGDWYQHAKYATVFLAGYLLGREPLFWERVVALRRTTLWLALAAVGWYMGLRILGQVLAADSPLRQWPEPFWDLQVRTSQSLYVWTALLAILGWGKVFLDRPFRWLRYCTEAIYPWYMLHQSLIIVLLFWLKPLQLGPWMEPALLLAGTIGGCLLIHELLIRRSRWLRPLFGLRADPPASPIARAATAR
- a CDS encoding LytTR family DNA-binding domain-containing protein produces the protein MTQGRPPRWRTSTRLLVWAAILSASAVTNALVEVMDAARRGADLGLWEPMIWEFSSLVPILLTLPLLWRACERWPLHADTWKQRLPLYLLASVGWSLLHVVGMMLLRHLAYRALGYRYQDDAGWLERFAYEYLKDVRTFAMFVALEHFASWFGRRRQGEASLLAEPDVGPPVEPVERPQHFLVRKLGKEFLVATADVEYAQAAGNYVNLRVRGHDYPLRITMAVLEQRLDPGEFLRPHRSWLIHRGQLRSIEPLDGGEALLHMADGAKVPCSRRQLPLLRQALGAG
- the prfB gene encoding peptide chain release factor 2 (programmed frameshift), coding for MIELNPVRQRITDLTDRVLSLRGYLDYDAKKERLEEVTRELESPDVWNNAEYAQNLGRERSSLEKTVGGIASVLDGLADATELLELAESEQDEDTALAVVADLDKHQSHVEKLEFQRMFSGEMDNAAAFVDIQAGAGGTEAQDWAEILLRMYLRWCESRGWKTELMEVSGGDVAGIKSATLRVEGDYAYGWLKTETGVHRLVRKSPFDSDNRRHTSFTSVFVSPEIDDNIDITINPADLRTDVYRSSGAGGQHVNKTESAVRITHIPTNIVVACQTGRSQHQNRDNAMKMLAAKLYELEIQKRNAEKDAVEATKSDIGWGSQIRNYVLDQSRIKDLRTGIERSDTQKVLDGDLDEFVEASLKAGLAVGSKRVDA